From Brassica oleracea var. oleracea cultivar TO1000 chromosome C3, BOL, whole genome shotgun sequence, a single genomic window includes:
- the LOC106330031 gene encoding uncharacterized protein LOC106330031, which translates to MGVVMGKDEKVNIPHLYMKLAMDLEKLRNYPWGMYSFDFLLKQIDKTRHKLEQNEGYLMEGFLFGFQIWIMEVVPALGEICGTKVNRNFTGPLYVEILGSRGVIDMGISNEATVAEDVLGVRRRRRHRTELLNAIESEMVAVKDRLRENVEDVSLWRRSSGFKDKFSTQETWILTRTSYAHIDWANNYGQGCEMYRVDVTCALCKNAAESRSHLFFECSYSSQIWENLMLDILRGSYTTDWNAIVALLKQSDRDKKRSFCLRYGFQTIIYVIWRERNKITHGESPLPMNAVKKLIDKGVRNKLSLLRSRGGKGTESALQYWVSTRT; encoded by the exons ATGGGTGTGGTGATGGGGAAGGATGAGAAGGTGAATATCCCGCATCTGTACATGAAGTTGGCGATGGATTTGGAGAAGCTTCGGAATTACCCATGGGGTATGTACTCGTTTGATTTCCTTCTGAAGCAGATTGATAAAACAAGGCATAAATTGGAGCAGAATGAGGGGTATCTTATGGAAGGATTCTTGTTTGGTTTCCAGATTTGGATAATGGAAGTTGTTCCTGCTTTAGGAGAGATTTGTGGCACAAAAGTCAATAGAAATTTTACAGGTCCTCTGTATG TTGAGATCTTGGGTTCAAGAGGCGTTATTGATATGGGGATTAGCAATGAAGCTACAGTGGCTGAAGATGTTCTCGGTGTAAGACGTAGAAGAAGGCATCGTACTGAGTTGTTAAATGCCATTGAGTCTGAGATGGTTGCAGTTAAAGATAGGTTGCGGGAAAATGTGGAAGATGTCAGTCTCTGGAGAAGAAGCTCGGGTTTTAAAGATAAGTTTTCTACCCAGGAGACTTGGATTTTAACTCGTACCTCTTATGCTCATATTGATTGG GCTAACAACTATGGACAGGGTTGCGAGATGTATCGTGTTGATGTTACTTGTGCTCTTTGTAAGAATGCTGCAGAGTCCCGTAGTCATCTGTTCTTCGAGTGCTCTTACTCTTCTCAGATATGGGAGAATCTTATGCTTGACATCCTTAGGGGTTCGTATACAACTGACTGGAATGCAATTGTGGCTTTGCTTAAACAGTCTGATAGAGATAAGAAGAGATCCTTTTGTTTGAGATATGGCTTTCAAACCATCATCTATGTGATATGGCGTGAAAGGAATAAGATTACGCATGGAGAAAGCCCATTGCCTATGAATGCAGTGAAGAAGCTTATTGATAAGGGAGTTAGGAACAAGTTAAGCCTACTGAGATCAAGAGGAGGTAAGGGTACGGAATCTGCCCTTCAATATTGGGTTAGCACAAGGACATGA
- the LOC106335548 gene encoding ubiquitin carboxyl-terminal hydrolase 10: MTIANSTDFMVENAVCDFPSTPEEERRIVSELTTESEDNLKEGNLYFVISKRWYTRWEKYVEQPTTNGGCESPRPGPIENSDIIEDTSDDPQLRRLLVEGEHYVLVPQQVWNRLAEWYSGGPPIPRKLICQGFYTRSYSVEVYPLCLLLTDARDDSITAIRLGKQASIKELYDKVCAMTEVSQEKARIWDYFGKRKGQLLDPSSNKSLEESSLHMDQDILLEVDGSSSSQYAMSSAGNELALVPLEPSRSLVTIAGGPTLSNGHSTTSKFSLFPRITSEDDGCDSLSILGKGERGGLAGLSNLGNTCFMNSALQCLAHTPPIIEYFLQDYSEDINRDNPLGMCGELAIAFGELLKKLWSSGRNAVAPRSFKTKLARFAPQFSGYNQHDSQELLAFLLDGLHEDLNKVKRKPYIELKDSDSRPDDEVAEELWNYHKARNDSVIVNVCQGQYKSTLICPVCGKISITFDPFMYLSLPLPSTLTRQITVTLFYCDGSHLPMQYTVTVPKYGSCRDLITALGTACCLTNDESLLLAEIYDHKVFRYFENPLESLNLIKDDEHIVAYRMKQMQKGSGKAKLEILHGGQERAVLESVRGRDVKLFGTPFVTYVNTERLSGPDIDAVISGFLSPLHRVQASSKIHNGVENGHLPDADTVEASGSISSPDTEIEDACDRELSFRIFLTDERGLDFKPLKSDSSLKPGIVTRVLVEWNENEHENYDSSYLCDLPEVHKTSFSAKKTRQEAISLFSCLEAFLAEEPLGPDDMWFCPGCKEHRQANKKLDLWKLPDILVFHLKRFTYSRYLKNKIETFVDFPINDLDLSKYVKNKNGQSYLYELYAVSNHYGGLGGGHYTAYAKLIDDNKWHHFDDSHVSSVNESEIKNSAAYVLFYRRVGSKTETQSAEVSMADMD, encoded by the exons ATGACGATCGCGAACTCGACAGATTTCATGGTTGAAAACGCCGTCTGCGATTTCCCCTCTACTCCGGAGGAAGAGCGACGCATCGTCTCGGAGCTCACCACCGAGTCGGAGGATAATCTCAAGGAAGGGAACTTGTACTTCGTCATCTCCAAAAG GTGGTACACAAGGTGGGAGAAGTATGTTGAGCAACCAACAACAAACGGCGGATGTGAATCTCCCAGGCCTGGCCCCATTGAAAACAGTGATATTATCGAGGACACTAGTGATGATCCACAGCTTCGCAGGTTGCTCGTGGAAGGGGAACACTACGTTCTTGTTCCGCAACAAGTTTGGAATAGACTTGCTGAATG GTATAGCGGAGGTCCTCCAATACCAAGGAAGCTGATCTGCCAAGGGTTTTACACTAGGAGTTATAGTGTTGAGGTTTACCCACTCTGCCTTTTGTTGACTGATGCAAGAGATGATAGTATCACTGCAATACGGTTGGGCAAACAG GCCTCTATAAAGGAGCTTTATGACAAGGTTTGTGCTATGACTGAGGTATCACAAGAAAAG GCTCGCATCTGGGATTACTTTGGTAAGAGGAAAGGCCAACTATTGGATCCTTCATCTAACAAGAGTCTTGAAGAGTCTAGCCTTCACATGGACCAAGAT ATTCTTCTTGAAGTTGATGGGTCCTCGTCATCTCAATATGCTATGAGCTCGGCAGGAAATGAGCTAGCTCTGGTACCTCTGGAACCTTCAAGATCGCTTGTTACAATTGCTGGTGGCCCGACCTTATCTAATGGTCATTCCACCACGTCCAAGTTTAGTCTCTTTCCGAGAATCACTTCTGAAGATGATGGCTGCGATTCTTTGAGTATTCTTGGAAAAGGAGAGAGGGGAGGATTAGCAGGATTGAGTAATTTGGGAAACACCTGCTTTATGAACAGCGCTCTTCAGTGTTTGGCACACACACCTCCGATAATTGAATACTTCTTGCAAGATTACAGTGAAGACATAAATAGAGACAACCCTTTGGGAATGTGT GGTGAGCTTGCTATCGCGTTTGGTGAACTGTTGAAGAAATTATGGTCATCAGGAAGGAATGCAGTTGCACCGCGCTCTTTTAAGACAAAACTGGCTAGATTTGCTCCACAGTTTAGTGGCTACAATCAACATGATTCTCAA GAACTGCTTGCTTTCTTATTAGATGGGCTGCATGAAGATTTGAATAAGGTGAAACGAAAACCATACATTGAACTTAAAGATTCTGACAGTCGTCCAGATGATGAAGTTGCTGAAGAGCTTTGGAACTATCATAAGGCCCGGAATGATTCTGTAATAGTTAACGTCTGCCAA GGACAATACAAGTCAACTCTGATTTGTCCAGTTTGTGGAAAAATATCAATCACTTTTGACCCCTTCATGTACTTGTCTTTACCTTTGCCATCAACACTTACGCGGCAAATAACAGTTACGCTGTTTTATTGCGATGGAAGTCATCTTCCGATGCAATACACTGTAACAGTACCTAAATATGGATCATGTAGAGATCTTATTACTGCGTTAGGTACTGCTTGTTGCTTAACCAATGATGAGAGCCTTTTACTTGCAGAG ATTTATGACCACAAGGTCTTCAGATATTTTGAGAATCCCCTCGAGTCGCTGAATTTGATAAAAGATGATGAGCATATTGTGGCGTATCGGATGAAGCAGATGCAGAAAGGATCTGGAAAAGCAAAACTTGAAATCCTTCATGGAGGGCAGGAAAG GGCTGTTCTGGAGAGTGTTAGAGGCAGAGACGTGAAGCTTTTTGGGACTCCTTTTGTCACTTACGTCAACACAGAACGACTAAGTGGACCTGACATCGATGCAGTGATCTCTGGATTTCTGTCCCCGCTACACAGGGTTCAAGCCTCATCTAAGATTCACAACGGTGTAGAAAATGGCCACCTTCCTGATGCTGATACTGTCGAAGCATCCGGAAGTATATCATCCCCAGATACTGAGATAGAGGATGCATGTGATAGAGAGTTATCCTTCAGGATATTTTTGACAGATGAGCGTGGTTTGGACTTCAAACCACTTAAGTCTGATTCTTCGCTGAAACCTGGTATCGTTACAAGGGTTTTAGTCGAGTGGAATGAGAATGAGCATGAAAATTACGATTCCAGCTACTTATGTGACCTTCCAGAAGTTCATAAAACAAGTTTTTCTGCAAAAAAGACAAGGCAAGAAGCGATATCTCTGTTTTCGTGCTTGGAAGCCTTCTTAGCAGAGGAGCCTTTGGGACCAGATGACATGTG GTTTTGTCCGGGATGCAAAGAGCACAGACAAGCGAACAAAAAGCTTGACCTGTGGAAGCTACCAGATATTCTCGTGTTCCATTTAAAACGGTTCACATATAGCAGGTATCTCAAGAACAAGATTGAAACGTTTGTGGACTTCCCAATAAACGATCTTGACTTGAGCAAGTACGTGAAAAACAAGAATGGCCAGTCCTACTTATATGAGCTGTATGCAGTGAGCAACCATTACGGTGGACTTGGTGGTGGCCACTACACTGCCTACGCCAAG TTGATTGATGACAACAAATGGCATCACTTCGACGACAGTCACGTTTCATCAGTAAATGAATCTGAAATCAAAAACTCAGCGGCCTATGTTCTGTTCTACCGAAGAGTTGGAAGTAAAACAGAGACACAGTCAGCCGAGGTGTCGATGGCTGATATGGATTAG